In Carassius gibelio isolate Cgi1373 ecotype wild population from Czech Republic chromosome B2, carGib1.2-hapl.c, whole genome shotgun sequence, a single genomic region encodes these proteins:
- the LOC127950717 gene encoding protein lifeguard 2-like has protein sequence MSLPAAPPSYAEATAGDKEQGTGSFTYASQPPPMPPPTMPMHPSWAYVHPGPSPGYSNAYAADMSSSPFSDPSSSSSFDGLSGSNWEDKTVRRMFIRKVFCILMVQLMVTFGVVSLFTFCEPVRKFVQYNRVFYLTSYMTFMGTYLMLVCSTNARRRYPTNMILLAIFTLAMSYMAGMLASYHNTKVVMMCVGITALVCLAITLFCFQSRVDFTTCHGLLFSLMMVLMVTGLLLFFTAPFGYIPWLHTAYAGFGALVFTLFLAFDMQLLIGNRRYSLNPEEHVFGAICLYMDVVYIFLFFLQLFGSRE, from the exons ATGAGTCTGCCAGCAGCTCCACCCAGCTATGCTGAAGCTACAGCAGGAGATAAAGAACAAGGAACTGGTAGCTTCACTTACGCCTCCCAGCCGCCCCCAATGCCACCCCCAACCATGCCCATGCACCCCAGCTGGGCTTATGTGCATCCCGGCCCCA GTCCGGGATATTCCAATGCGTATGCTGCAGACATGTCCTCCTCACCCTTCTCTGACCCGAGCTCCAGCAGCAGCTTCGACGGCCTCAGTGGAAGCAACTGGGAGGACAAGACTGTCCGCCGCATGTTCATCAGGAAG GTCTTCTGTATCCTCATGGTTCAGCTCATGGTCACATTTGGAGTGGTGTCACTCTTCACATTTTG CGAGCCAGTCCGGAAGTTTGTACAGTACAATCGAGTTTTCTATCTGACCTCATA CATGACTTTTATGGGAACATACCTGATGCTTGTATGCAGCACAAATGCacg ACGAAGATACCCTACCAATATGATCCTTCTAGCCATTTTT ACTTTGGCAATGTCCTATATGGCAGGCATGCTTGCCAG CTACCATAATACCAAAGTGGTGATGATGTGTGTGGGCATCACAGCACTGGTGTGTCTGGCCATCACGCTCTTCTGTTTCCAGTCCAGG GTTGACTTCACCACCTGTCATGGATTACTTTTCTCCCTCATGATGGTGCTGATGGTCACCGGGCTTCTGCTGTTCTTCACTGCACCATTTGGATAT ATTCCCTGGTTGCATACTGCTTATGCTGGATTTGGTGCTCTGGTTTTCACTCTG TTTCTGGCGTTTGACATGCAGCTGCTGATCGGCAACAGGCGGTACTCTCTGAACCCAGAGGAGCATGTGTTCGGAGCCATCTGCCTCTACATGGATGTGGTTTACATATTCCTCTTTTTCCTTCAGCTCTTTGGGAGCCGTGAGTGA
- the smarcd3a gene encoding SWI/SNF-related matrix-associated actin-dependent regulator of chromatin subfamily D member 3 isoform X3 translates to MDMEDSAGGARKATKSKLFEFLVHGVRPGMTSGARMPHQGAPMGPPGPPYGGTPPIRPGMPNPTLDPNRKRPAPTQPVQSPPVQNRPRNAKRRKMADKILPQRIRELVPESQAYMDLLAFERKLDQTIMRKRVDIQEALKRPMKQKRKLRLYISNTFNPAKPDAEDSEGSIASWELRVEGKLLDDPGKQKRKFSSFFKSLVIELDKDLYGPDNHLVEWHRTATSQETDGFQVKRPGDVNVRCTLLLMLDYQPPQFKLDPRLARLLGIHTQTRSCIIQALWQYVKTNKLQDPHEKEYINCDKYFQQIFDGPRLKFSEIPQRLTNLLLPPDPIVINHVISVDPNDQKKTACYDIDVEVDDPLKSQMNGFLLSTANHQEIASLDNKIHETIESINQLKIQRDFMLSFSRDPKGYIQDWICSQNRDLKLMTDTVGNPEEERRAEFYNQPWSQEAVSRYFYCKIQQRRQELEQALAMRTT, encoded by the exons CGTCCAGGGATGACCTCAGGGGCACGGATGCCTCATCAAGGCGCTCCCATGGGGCCTCCTGGACCTCCATATGGAGGAACACCGCCGATTCGGCCAGGGATGCCTAACCCAACCCTAGACCCAAACCGAAAACGTCCTGCCCCAACCCAGCCAGTGCAATCTCCCCCTGTCCAGAACCGTCCCAGAAA TGCCAAGAGAAGAAAAATGGCAGACAAGATTCTCCCTCAGAGG ATCCGGGAACTGGTGCCAGAGTCCCAGGCGTACATGGACCTCCTAGCTTTTGAGCGCAAACTTGACCAAACCATTATGAGGAAGAGAGTGGATATACAAGAAGCCCTCAAAAGACCAATGAAG CAAAAGCGGAAGCTACGATTGTACATTTCGAACACTTTCAACCCTGCCAAACCTGATGCAGAGGACTCTGAGGGCAGCATTGCATCCTGGGAACTGCGTGTAGAGGGCAAGTTGTTGGATGAC CCTGGAAAACAAAAGAGGAAGTTTTCGTCTTTCTTTAAGAGCCTTGTTATAGAGCTGGATAAGGATCTGTACGGCCCTGACAACCACTTAGTGGAG TGGCACCGCACTGCAACGAGCCAGGAGACAGATGGCTTCCAGGTGAAGAGGCCTGGCGATGTGAATGTGCGCTGTACCCTCTTGCTCATGCTGGATTACCAG CCTCCTCAGTTTAAGTTGGATCCTCGCCTTGCACGTCTTCTTGGCATCCATACTCAAACCCGCTCCTGCATCATCCAGGCTTTATGGCAGTACGTCAAGACCAACAAGCTGCAGGATCCTCATGAAAAGGAGTACATCAACTGTGATAAATATTTTCAGCAG ATCTTTGACGGTCCTCGTCTGAAGTTTTCTGAGATCCCCCAGCGACTAACCAATCTACTGCTCCCGCCTGATCCTATTGTGATCAATCATGTTATCAG TGTGGATCCAAATGACCAGAAGAAGACAGCCTGCTATGACATTGATGTAGAAGTTGATGATCCTCTGAAGAGTCAGATGAATGGTTTCCTGCTGTCCACAGCCAATCATCAAGAGATTGCATCCCTAGACAACAAG ATCCACGAAACTATTGAGTCCATCAACCAGCTGAAGATTCAAAGAGATTTCATGCTCAGCTTCTCCAGGGACCCCAAGGGCTACATCCAGGACTGGATCTGCTCCCAGAACCGGGACCTTAAG CTGATGACAGATACAGTTGGAAATCCAGAGGAAGAGAGAAGAGCAGAGTTTTATAACCAGCCCTGGTCTCAGGAAGCTGTCAGCCGCTACTTCTATTGCAAG ATTCAACAACGACGACAGGAGCTTGAACAAGCTTTGGCCATGCGAACCACCTAA
- the smarcd3a gene encoding SWI/SNF-related matrix-associated actin-dependent regulator of chromatin subfamily D member 3 isoform X2 gives MERKRPGMTSGARMPHQGAPMGPPGPPYGGTPPIRPGMPNPTLDPNRKRPAPTQPVQSPPVQNRPRKKPLGFPAANEISARQMDMRDAQSDPSVGSFNAKRRKMADKILPQRIRELVPESQAYMDLLAFERKLDQTIMRKRVDIQEALKRPMKQKRKLRLYISNTFNPAKPDAEDSEGSIASWELRVEGKLLDDPGKQKRKFSSFFKSLVIELDKDLYGPDNHLVEWHRTATSQETDGFQVKRPGDVNVRCTLLLMLDYQPPQFKLDPRLARLLGIHTQTRSCIIQALWQYVKTNKLQDPHEKEYINCDKYFQQIFDGPRLKFSEIPQRLTNLLLPPDPIVINHVISVDPNDQKKTACYDIDVEVDDPLKSQMNGFLLSTANHQEIASLDNKIHETIESINQLKIQRDFMLSFSRDPKGYIQDWICSQNRDLKLMTDTVGNPEEERRAEFYNQPWSQEAVSRYFYCKIQQRRQELEQALAMRTT, from the exons CGTCCAGGGATGACCTCAGGGGCACGGATGCCTCATCAAGGCGCTCCCATGGGGCCTCCTGGACCTCCATATGGAGGAACACCGCCGATTCGGCCAGGGATGCCTAACCCAACCCTAGACCCAAACCGAAAACGTCCTGCCCCAACCCAGCCAGTGCAATCTCCCCCTGTCCAGAACCGTCCCAGAAA GAAACCACTTGGATTTCCAGCAGCAAATGAGATATCTGCAAGACAGATGGACATGAGAGACGCCCAATCAGATCCTTCAGTTGGATCCTTCAA TGCCAAGAGAAGAAAAATGGCAGACAAGATTCTCCCTCAGAGG ATCCGGGAACTGGTGCCAGAGTCCCAGGCGTACATGGACCTCCTAGCTTTTGAGCGCAAACTTGACCAAACCATTATGAGGAAGAGAGTGGATATACAAGAAGCCCTCAAAAGACCAATGAAG CAAAAGCGGAAGCTACGATTGTACATTTCGAACACTTTCAACCCTGCCAAACCTGATGCAGAGGACTCTGAGGGCAGCATTGCATCCTGGGAACTGCGTGTAGAGGGCAAGTTGTTGGATGAC CCTGGAAAACAAAAGAGGAAGTTTTCGTCTTTCTTTAAGAGCCTTGTTATAGAGCTGGATAAGGATCTGTACGGCCCTGACAACCACTTAGTGGAG TGGCACCGCACTGCAACGAGCCAGGAGACAGATGGCTTCCAGGTGAAGAGGCCTGGCGATGTGAATGTGCGCTGTACCCTCTTGCTCATGCTGGATTACCAG CCTCCTCAGTTTAAGTTGGATCCTCGCCTTGCACGTCTTCTTGGCATCCATACTCAAACCCGCTCCTGCATCATCCAGGCTTTATGGCAGTACGTCAAGACCAACAAGCTGCAGGATCCTCATGAAAAGGAGTACATCAACTGTGATAAATATTTTCAGCAG ATCTTTGACGGTCCTCGTCTGAAGTTTTCTGAGATCCCCCAGCGACTAACCAATCTACTGCTCCCGCCTGATCCTATTGTGATCAATCATGTTATCAG TGTGGATCCAAATGACCAGAAGAAGACAGCCTGCTATGACATTGATGTAGAAGTTGATGATCCTCTGAAGAGTCAGATGAATGGTTTCCTGCTGTCCACAGCCAATCATCAAGAGATTGCATCCCTAGACAACAAG ATCCACGAAACTATTGAGTCCATCAACCAGCTGAAGATTCAAAGAGATTTCATGCTCAGCTTCTCCAGGGACCCCAAGGGCTACATCCAGGACTGGATCTGCTCCCAGAACCGGGACCTTAAG CTGATGACAGATACAGTTGGAAATCCAGAGGAAGAGAGAAGAGCAGAGTTTTATAACCAGCCCTGGTCTCAGGAAGCTGTCAGCCGCTACTTCTATTGCAAG ATTCAACAACGACGACAGGAGCTTGAACAAGCTTTGGCCATGCGAACCACCTAA
- the smarcd3a gene encoding SWI/SNF-related matrix-associated actin-dependent regulator of chromatin subfamily D member 3 isoform X1, producing MDMEDSAGGARKATKSKLFEFLVHGVRPGMTSGARMPHQGAPMGPPGPPYGGTPPIRPGMPNPTLDPNRKRPAPTQPVQSPPVQNRPRKKPLGFPAANEISARQMDMRDAQSDPSVGSFNAKRRKMADKILPQRIRELVPESQAYMDLLAFERKLDQTIMRKRVDIQEALKRPMKQKRKLRLYISNTFNPAKPDAEDSEGSIASWELRVEGKLLDDPGKQKRKFSSFFKSLVIELDKDLYGPDNHLVEWHRTATSQETDGFQVKRPGDVNVRCTLLLMLDYQPPQFKLDPRLARLLGIHTQTRSCIIQALWQYVKTNKLQDPHEKEYINCDKYFQQIFDGPRLKFSEIPQRLTNLLLPPDPIVINHVISVDPNDQKKTACYDIDVEVDDPLKSQMNGFLLSTANHQEIASLDNKIHETIESINQLKIQRDFMLSFSRDPKGYIQDWICSQNRDLKLMTDTVGNPEEERRAEFYNQPWSQEAVSRYFYCKIQQRRQELEQALAMRTT from the exons CGTCCAGGGATGACCTCAGGGGCACGGATGCCTCATCAAGGCGCTCCCATGGGGCCTCCTGGACCTCCATATGGAGGAACACCGCCGATTCGGCCAGGGATGCCTAACCCAACCCTAGACCCAAACCGAAAACGTCCTGCCCCAACCCAGCCAGTGCAATCTCCCCCTGTCCAGAACCGTCCCAGAAA GAAACCACTTGGATTTCCAGCAGCAAATGAGATATCTGCAAGACAGATGGACATGAGAGACGCCCAATCAGATCCTTCAGTTGGATCCTTCAA TGCCAAGAGAAGAAAAATGGCAGACAAGATTCTCCCTCAGAGG ATCCGGGAACTGGTGCCAGAGTCCCAGGCGTACATGGACCTCCTAGCTTTTGAGCGCAAACTTGACCAAACCATTATGAGGAAGAGAGTGGATATACAAGAAGCCCTCAAAAGACCAATGAAG CAAAAGCGGAAGCTACGATTGTACATTTCGAACACTTTCAACCCTGCCAAACCTGATGCAGAGGACTCTGAGGGCAGCATTGCATCCTGGGAACTGCGTGTAGAGGGCAAGTTGTTGGATGAC CCTGGAAAACAAAAGAGGAAGTTTTCGTCTTTCTTTAAGAGCCTTGTTATAGAGCTGGATAAGGATCTGTACGGCCCTGACAACCACTTAGTGGAG TGGCACCGCACTGCAACGAGCCAGGAGACAGATGGCTTCCAGGTGAAGAGGCCTGGCGATGTGAATGTGCGCTGTACCCTCTTGCTCATGCTGGATTACCAG CCTCCTCAGTTTAAGTTGGATCCTCGCCTTGCACGTCTTCTTGGCATCCATACTCAAACCCGCTCCTGCATCATCCAGGCTTTATGGCAGTACGTCAAGACCAACAAGCTGCAGGATCCTCATGAAAAGGAGTACATCAACTGTGATAAATATTTTCAGCAG ATCTTTGACGGTCCTCGTCTGAAGTTTTCTGAGATCCCCCAGCGACTAACCAATCTACTGCTCCCGCCTGATCCTATTGTGATCAATCATGTTATCAG TGTGGATCCAAATGACCAGAAGAAGACAGCCTGCTATGACATTGATGTAGAAGTTGATGATCCTCTGAAGAGTCAGATGAATGGTTTCCTGCTGTCCACAGCCAATCATCAAGAGATTGCATCCCTAGACAACAAG ATCCACGAAACTATTGAGTCCATCAACCAGCTGAAGATTCAAAGAGATTTCATGCTCAGCTTCTCCAGGGACCCCAAGGGCTACATCCAGGACTGGATCTGCTCCCAGAACCGGGACCTTAAG CTGATGACAGATACAGTTGGAAATCCAGAGGAAGAGAGAAGAGCAGAGTTTTATAACCAGCCCTGGTCTCAGGAAGCTGTCAGCCGCTACTTCTATTGCAAG ATTCAACAACGACGACAGGAGCTTGAACAAGCTTTGGCCATGCGAACCACCTAA
- the LOC127950711 gene encoding ATP-binding cassette sub-family F member 2-like — MPSDLAKKKAAKKKEAAKARQRTKKPEDGVNGDLEKPENQLNGAAEDNGVASLTKELDEFELKKTEARAVTGVLASHPNSTDVHISSLSLTFHGQELLSDTSLELNSGRRYGLIGLNGTGKSMLLSAIGHREVPIPEHIDIYHLTREMAPSEKTALECVMEVDEERIRLEREAERLAHEDSECEKLMELYERLEELDADKAEMRASRILNGLGFTNAMQQKKLKDFSGGWRMRVALARALFLKPFMLLLDEPTNHLDLDACVWLEEELSQFKRILVLISHSQDFLNGVCTNIIHLHQCKLKYYTGNYDQYVKTREELEENQMKRFNWEQDQITHMKNYIARFGHGSAKLARQAQSKEKTLQKMVASGLTERVVNDKTLSFYFHPCGKIPPPVIMVQNVSFKYSENAPHIYKNLEFGIDLDTRVALVGPNGAGKSTLLKLLAGELLPTDGMIRKHSHVKIGRYHQHLTEQLELDLSPLEYMMKCYPDIKEKEEMRKIIGRYGLTGKQQVSPIRNLSDGQKCRVCFAWLAWQNPHMLFLDEPTNHLDIETIDALAEAINEFEGGMMLVSHDFRLIQQVAQEIWVCEKQTITKWSRDILAYKEHLKSKIDKQTHDL; from the exons ATGCCATCTGATTTAGCAAAAAAGAAGGCGGCAAAGAAGAAAGAAGCAGCCAAAGCTCGTCAACGTACAAAGAAACCAGAGGATGGAGTGAACGGTGATTTAGAGAAACCGGAGAACCAGCTGAATGGAGCGGCTGAGGACAATG ggGTTGCCAGTTTGACGAAGGAGCTGGATGAGTTTGAGCTAAAGAAAACCGAGGCTCGTGCAGTGACTGGCGTGCTGGCATCACATCCCAACAGCACTGATGTGCACATCAGCAGCTTGTCTCTCACCTTTCATGGACAGGAGCTGCTCAGTGACACTAGTTTGGAGCTCAACTCTGGTCGCCGGTATGGCCTTATTGGACTCAATGGAACTG GCAAATCCATGCTGCTGTCAGCGATCGGTCACAGGGAGGTGCCGATTCCAGAGCACATTGATATCTACCACCTGACCCGAGAGATGGCTCCCAGTGAGAAGACCGCTCTGGAGTGTGTGATGGAGGTAGATGAAGAGAGGATCAGGCTGGAGAGAGAGGCTGAAAGGCTTGCTCATGAGGACT CTGAATGTGAGAAGCTGATGGAGCTGTATGAGCGTCTGGAGGAGCTGGACGCTGATAAAGCAGAGATGAGGGCCTCGCGGATCCTCAACGGTCTCGGCTTCACCAATGCTATGCAGCAGAAGAAACTCAAAGACTTCAGCGGTGGCTGGAGGATGCGTGTTGCTCTTGCTCG GGCACTGTTTCTCAAGCCTTTCATGTTGCTGTTGGATGAGCCAACAAACCACCTTGACTTGGACGCATGTGTGTGGCTGGAGGAGGAGCTCAGTCA GTTCAAAAGAATTCTGGTTTTAATATCCCATTCCCAGGACTTCCTTAATGGCGTTTGTACGAACATTATTCACCTGCACCAGTGCAAGCTGAAATATTACACG GGTAACTATGACCAGTATGTGAAGACCCGAGAGGAACTGGAGGAGAATCAGATGAAGCGGTTTAACTGGGAGCAGGACCAGATCACACACATGAAG AACTATATTGCTCGGTTTGGTCACGGTTCTGCCAAGCTGGCCAGACAAGCTCAGAGCAAAGAGAAGACTCTACAGAAAATGGTTGCCTCAGGTCTGACTGAGCGTGTTGTGAATGACAAG ACcctgtcattttattttcatcccTGTGGGAAGATCCCTCCTCCTGTCATTATGGTTCAGAATGTCAGCTTCAAGTATTCTGAAAATGCG CCACATATTTATAAGAACCTGGAGTTTGGAATTGACTTGGACACACGGGTGGCCCTTGTAGGGCCCAATGGGGCGGGCAAGTCTACTTTGCTGAAGCTCCTCGCTGGAGAG CTCCTGCCCACAGATGGTATGATTCGAAAACACTCCCATGTGAAGATTGGACGATATCATCAG cATCTAACAGAGCAACTGGAGCTTGACCTTTCACCTCTGGAATATATGATGAAGTGTTATCCAGACATTaaggagaaagaagaaatgaggaAAATCATCGGCCGCTATGGACTCACTGGCAAACAGCAG GTGAGCCCTATTCGCAATCTGTCTGATGGGCAGAAGTGCCGTGTGTGCTTTGCCTGGCTGGCTTGGCAGAATCCCCACATGCTCTTTCTTGATGAGCCGACCAATCATCTTGACATTGAAACTATTGACGCTCTGGCTGAAGCGATCAATGAATTTGAGGGTGGAATGATGCTGGTCAGCCACGACTTCAGGCTTATTCAGCAG GTGGCTCAGGAGATCTGGGTATGTGAAAAGCAGACCATTACAAAATGGAGCAGGGATATTCTGGCCTACAAGGAACATCTAAAATCAAAAATTGACAAACAGACGCATGATTTATAG